In a genomic window of Corynebacterium coyleae:
- a CDS encoding DEAD/DEAH box helicase, producing MTTFADLGLPREIVATLKKQGITEPFPIQEAAIPDALAGRDVLGRGPTGSGKTFTFGLPMLTRLVGAPSRPGHPRALVLAPTRELATQIRERLDDSAAALGLRVLDVVGGVNINNHIRALASPVDLLVATPGRAEDLINQKKLFLDQVEVTALDEADQMADMGFLPQVRKLLDRTPKNGQRLLFSATLDGDVQKLIDRYMHNPVTHSTAPVEAAVDTMEHFRLLVGGREQRNEIAMQIAARDGKTIMFMRTKHGVDRQVKKLRRVGINAQGLHGDKTQGARTRALDGFSDGTTPVLVATDIAARGIDVDDVSLVVHVDPPAEHKAYLHRAGRTARAGTSGTVVTLVMDEQAKEVAQLMRKAGVKAPEVRVAPMSESLVTITGARVADGKPLPPPGAPKQAPRGGGGQGSRAGRRSSQRSSRAGRSRSTRGQRGNSQGRRGENKRRSNGR from the coding sequence ATGACTACATTCGCCGACCTCGGCCTACCCCGTGAAATCGTCGCCACGCTGAAAAAGCAGGGCATCACGGAGCCCTTCCCTATCCAAGAGGCGGCTATCCCCGATGCCCTTGCGGGCCGTGATGTTCTCGGGCGGGGTCCAACAGGCTCGGGCAAAACGTTTACGTTCGGTTTGCCTATGCTTACCCGTCTCGTTGGAGCCCCATCACGCCCGGGTCACCCGCGAGCGCTCGTGCTTGCGCCGACGCGTGAACTTGCAACGCAGATTCGCGAGCGTCTCGACGACTCCGCTGCTGCCCTCGGCCTACGCGTCCTCGATGTTGTCGGTGGCGTGAACATCAATAACCACATTCGTGCGTTGGCCTCCCCAGTCGATCTCCTTGTGGCTACCCCAGGGCGCGCCGAGGATCTCATCAACCAGAAGAAACTCTTCCTGGATCAGGTGGAGGTCACTGCTCTGGACGAAGCCGACCAGATGGCCGACATGGGCTTTTTGCCACAGGTACGCAAGCTGCTCGACCGCACTCCCAAAAACGGTCAGCGTTTGCTGTTTTCCGCCACACTGGATGGCGACGTACAAAAGCTCATCGACCGCTACATGCACAACCCAGTGACGCACTCCACTGCGCCGGTGGAAGCGGCTGTGGACACCATGGAGCATTTTCGACTTTTGGTCGGTGGCCGTGAGCAACGCAATGAGATCGCGATGCAGATCGCCGCACGTGACGGCAAGACCATCATGTTTATGCGCACGAAACACGGTGTTGACCGTCAGGTGAAGAAGCTGCGACGTGTCGGCATCAATGCCCAAGGGTTGCACGGCGATAAAACCCAAGGGGCGCGTACGCGTGCCTTGGACGGCTTCAGCGACGGCACCACCCCGGTGCTCGTCGCTACTGATATTGCCGCACGCGGTATCGATGTTGACGACGTCTCGCTTGTCGTCCACGTTGATCCGCCAGCCGAGCACAAGGCATATTTGCACCGCGCAGGGCGCACCGCCCGTGCTGGCACGTCCGGCACAGTGGTCACGCTCGTCATGGACGAGCAAGCTAAGGAAGTCGCGCAACTGATGCGCAAGGCAGGCGTGAAGGCTCCGGAGGTCAGAGTGGCTCCAATGTCGGAGTCGTTGGTTACGATTACAGGAGCACGTGTCGCAGATGGAAAGCCACTGCCTCCGCCGGGTGCTCCGAAGCAGGCTCCCCGTGGGGGTGGCGGGCAAGGCTCCCGCGCTGGGCGTCGGTCGTCGCAACGATCGAGCCGCGCTGGACGTTCCCGTTCTACACGTGGGCAACGCGGCAACTCGCAGGGTCGTCGTGGAGAGAACAAACGAAGGAGTAACGGCCGCTAA
- a CDS encoding MerR family transcriptional regulator yields the protein MNDLNQVGEQETTSAAVQESLFDVGPSDEVGYRVPIACQVAGITYRQLDYWARTGLVRPSIRGAKGSGSQRLYSFKDILVLKIVKGLLDTGISLQNIRLAVDKLRDRGVSDIAEITLVSDGVTVYECRSNEEIIDLLGGGQGVFGIAVPQIMKELTGTISAFPSERVEEEIDAPNVIGFDELADRRRRKTS from the coding sequence ATCAACGATCTCAACCAGGTAGGCGAGCAGGAGACCACCTCGGCTGCGGTGCAGGAATCGCTTTTCGACGTCGGCCCGTCCGACGAAGTGGGCTACCGCGTACCGATCGCATGCCAGGTCGCAGGCATCACCTACCGTCAGCTGGATTACTGGGCACGCACTGGGCTCGTTCGCCCGTCGATCCGTGGCGCAAAGGGTTCTGGTTCCCAGCGTCTGTACTCCTTCAAGGACATCTTGGTACTCAAGATCGTCAAGGGTCTTTTGGACACCGGCATTTCCCTGCAGAACATTCGCCTCGCGGTGGACAAGCTGCGTGACCGCGGTGTCTCCGACATTGCGGAAATCACCCTGGTCTCCGACGGTGTAACCGTCTACGAGTGCCGCTCCAACGAAGAGATCATCGACCTCCTTGGCGGCGGCCAGGGCGTGTTCGGCATTGCGGTGCCGCAGATTATGAAGGAACTCACCGGCACCATCTCCGCGTTCCCGTCCGAGCGTGTCGAAGAAGAGATCGACGCTCCAAACGTCATTGGTTTCGACGAACTGGCTGATCGCCGTCGTCGCAAGACTTCCTAA
- a CDS encoding vWA domain-containing protein — MARHASGKNNFRLAGWLIALLVALAVAAVLAVVLWQRDGTDSSAAAPDCVSGDLVLPVAASDEKVGRALIDDYAAANPVVRDYCIKPQYVDSIKEAAVYIAPNTSITHNALKSAERTAAVADPQAVHSEPVGVAGTEQVKLEDVKTESVLFPVEEEPEASALVAAKVAGNDNDAVKALTDQRLGKLADFAGADGKLVATAKDSVPEGLSFTSVGADIVYAAIPLNQNDTVNEDQARAGQDFARAAAEKFDGSEKDQPVISDLVWAAALPSGGEKLGDQAEAAKVIEPVNTLFLLDTSEAMAPFIEPAKDAIGNTALELAGAGKEVGLWNYSSPLTPGVVNGFRQNISVSPDAESVNVAVRRFLVGGVPQTREALQAAAATYGNANAPMRIVLVTTGTADAGDDAAFIDGFRQAAGNNLDLTVVRVGEGDPDAALEQIAKKQVDAKTAENIADAVKQAAGF, encoded by the coding sequence ATGGCTAGGCACGCAAGCGGTAAAAACAATTTCAGGCTAGCGGGTTGGCTTATCGCCCTGCTTGTCGCTCTCGCTGTAGCTGCAGTGCTTGCAGTGGTTTTGTGGCAGCGCGACGGCACCGACTCGAGCGCTGCAGCTCCTGATTGCGTATCCGGTGATCTGGTTCTGCCGGTCGCCGCTTCCGATGAGAAAGTGGGCCGTGCACTTATCGACGACTACGCAGCCGCCAACCCCGTTGTCCGGGACTACTGCATCAAGCCGCAGTATGTTGACTCGATCAAGGAAGCAGCAGTCTATATCGCTCCGAATACCTCGATTACGCATAATGCGTTGAAGTCGGCTGAGCGCACTGCAGCGGTTGCTGACCCCCAAGCCGTCCATAGTGAACCTGTAGGAGTCGCTGGCACCGAACAGGTGAAGTTGGAGGACGTGAAGACCGAGTCTGTGCTGTTCCCTGTTGAGGAAGAGCCTGAGGCTTCCGCGTTGGTGGCGGCAAAGGTCGCCGGCAACGACAATGATGCTGTGAAGGCCCTCACCGATCAGCGTCTGGGTAAGCTGGCGGACTTCGCAGGAGCAGACGGCAAGCTTGTGGCGACTGCGAAGGACAGTGTTCCGGAAGGTCTTTCATTTACCTCAGTCGGCGCAGACATTGTTTACGCGGCGATCCCATTGAACCAGAACGACACAGTAAACGAGGATCAAGCGCGCGCTGGCCAGGACTTCGCACGTGCCGCAGCCGAGAAGTTCGATGGCTCCGAGAAAGATCAGCCGGTGATTTCGGATCTGGTCTGGGCTGCTGCCCTGCCTTCTGGTGGAGAGAAGCTCGGCGATCAAGCTGAGGCTGCAAAGGTGATCGAGCCGGTCAACACGTTGTTCCTGCTTGACACTTCTGAGGCAATGGCGCCGTTTATCGAGCCAGCCAAGGACGCGATTGGCAACACCGCGCTTGAACTTGCCGGTGCAGGGAAGGAAGTAGGTCTGTGGAACTACTCCTCACCGCTGACCCCTGGCGTGGTGAATGGTTTCCGCCAAAACATCTCCGTCTCCCCTGACGCGGAGTCGGTCAACGTGGCGGTGCGTCGCTTCCTTGTCGGCGGAGTCCCCCAGACCCGCGAAGCACTCCAGGCTGCGGCTGCTACATACGGCAACGCAAATGCGCCAATGCGAATTGTGCTCGTTACCACCGGCACCGCTGATGCCGGAGATGACGCAGCATTTATTGACGGCTTCCGGCAGGCAGCGGGCAACAACCTGGACCTGACTGTGGTGCGCGTCGGAGAAGGCGATCCGGATGCGGCACTCGAGCAGATCGCCAAAAAACAGGTCGATGCCAAGACTGCAGAGAACATCGCGGATGCGGTGAAGCAGGCCGCAGGGTTCTGA
- the odhI gene encoding oxoglutarate dehydrogenase inhibitor Odhl produces the protein MSDNTPQNQVETTSVFRADLLKEMESGAAASVDSAAGTENLPEGAALLVVKRGPNAGARFLLDQESTTAGRHPEADIFLDDVTVSRRHAEFRANEDGYEVVDVGSLNGTYVNREPRNTQQLTNGDEIQIGKFRLVFITAEA, from the coding sequence ATGAGCGACAACACGCCGCAGAACCAGGTCGAAACCACCTCGGTATTCCGAGCAGACCTGCTCAAGGAGATGGAATCTGGTGCCGCGGCATCTGTGGATTCCGCAGCAGGAACTGAAAACCTCCCCGAAGGTGCGGCGCTGCTCGTCGTCAAGCGTGGCCCGAACGCTGGTGCACGCTTCCTGCTCGACCAGGAGTCGACCACGGCAGGCCGCCACCCAGAGGCGGATATCTTCCTCGATGACGTGACCGTGTCTCGTCGTCACGCCGAGTTCCGAGCCAACGAGGATGGCTACGAGGTTGTCGACGTCGGATCGCTCAACGGCACCTACGTCAACCGCGAGCCGCGAAACACGCAGCAGCTGACCAATGGCGATGAAATCCAGATCGGCAAGTTCCGACTCGTATTCATCACCGCGGAAGCCTAA
- the ftsR gene encoding transcriptional regulator FtsR, whose translation MSAIRKTAPQQTAAKQAKPNKPAKTMSIGVVLERLRTEFPDVTVSKIRFLESEGLITPQRTASGYRRFTDQDVERLRYILVTQRDNYLPLKVIREQLEAMDSGQVTAILTANDAEPMISPENFRAPAPTRLTDVDVAEQAQASQSTVEEYIKVGLITPDAAGLFNVDDVRTVTTAMSLAEFGLDSRHLKTLRTAAARQADMIGQVTEPVAKSGKVNAQQQAEEIGQQMSALVVSLHASLVKNELRKQSGN comes from the coding sequence GTGAGCGCAATCCGCAAAACCGCACCGCAGCAGACGGCCGCGAAGCAAGCCAAGCCCAACAAACCGGCAAAGACCATGTCGATTGGTGTTGTGCTTGAGCGTTTGCGGACTGAATTTCCGGACGTGACTGTCTCCAAGATCCGTTTCCTCGAATCTGAGGGACTGATCACACCGCAGCGCACGGCGTCGGGCTACCGCCGTTTTACTGATCAGGACGTGGAGCGCCTGCGCTACATTCTGGTCACCCAACGTGACAACTACCTCCCGCTGAAGGTGATCCGCGAACAGCTCGAGGCCATGGATTCCGGCCAGGTCACCGCGATCCTGACTGCAAACGATGCTGAGCCGATGATCTCTCCAGAGAACTTCCGGGCCCCAGCACCGACGCGCCTGACCGACGTGGATGTTGCGGAACAGGCTCAGGCTTCGCAGTCCACGGTTGAGGAATACATCAAGGTAGGCCTCATCACCCCAGACGCGGCAGGGCTGTTCAATGTCGACGATGTCCGCACTGTCACTACCGCAATGTCCCTGGCTGAGTTCGGCTTGGACTCGCGTCATCTGAAGACGCTGCGTACCGCTGCTGCTCGTCAGGCTGACATGATCGGTCAGGTCACCGAACCGGTTGCAAAGTCCGGCAAGGTCAATGCGCAGCAGCAAGCAGAAGAGATTGGCCAGCAGATGTCCGCGCTGGTGGTCTCGCTGCACGCTTCGCTGGTGAAGAACGAACTGCGCAAGCAGTCCGGCAACTAG
- a CDS encoding hemolysin family protein — MSIWLAVVLIVALLAANAFFVGAEFALVSSRRDRLESLQAQGKTKAQDVMYATEHLSIYLAGAQFGITVASLILGKVAEPAIAKYLEEPFLALGVPADILHPISFVIALAFISFLHILFGEMVPKNIAIAGPEQSAMWLTRPMTVWMKLTRPVLEALNWVARKTLAAFGIQQRDELDSTVDQEQLATMIQESRKEGLLDAEETVRLAKALRQDSRSLNEVLIPLVEVKTIPYDPRGIRLSIIEQAVQDTGFSRFPVLISTGSLAGYLHVKDILDLMETDEKDPRVPLSRIRPLITVDGHESMDDALTLLHRRSAHMAAVHENGRLVGIVALEDLIEEYVGTVSDWTHENE, encoded by the coding sequence ATGAGTATCTGGCTCGCTGTTGTCCTGATTGTCGCCCTCCTCGCTGCTAACGCATTCTTTGTTGGAGCCGAGTTCGCTCTCGTATCCTCGCGCCGCGACCGTCTCGAGTCACTCCAGGCCCAAGGCAAAACCAAAGCCCAGGACGTGATGTACGCAACCGAGCACCTTTCCATCTACTTGGCTGGTGCGCAGTTCGGCATTACTGTGGCCTCGCTGATATTGGGCAAGGTTGCCGAGCCGGCGATTGCAAAATATCTGGAGGAGCCGTTCCTCGCGCTGGGTGTACCGGCAGATATTCTGCATCCAATTTCGTTCGTTATTGCGCTTGCATTCATTTCTTTCCTGCACATTTTGTTCGGCGAGATGGTGCCGAAGAATATTGCCATCGCGGGGCCTGAGCAATCCGCAATGTGGCTGACCAGACCGATGACGGTTTGGATGAAGCTAACCCGCCCCGTGCTGGAAGCACTTAACTGGGTGGCTCGTAAGACATTAGCTGCGTTCGGTATCCAACAGCGCGACGAGTTGGATTCCACTGTCGACCAGGAGCAGTTAGCCACAATGATTCAGGAGTCTCGCAAAGAGGGGCTCCTGGATGCCGAGGAAACTGTCCGTTTGGCAAAGGCGTTGCGTCAGGATTCCCGCAGCCTCAACGAGGTGCTCATCCCGCTTGTAGAGGTAAAGACGATCCCCTACGACCCGCGCGGCATCCGTCTTTCGATCATCGAGCAGGCAGTGCAAGACACCGGTTTTTCACGCTTCCCGGTACTGATCAGTACGGGATCCCTGGCGGGCTACCTGCATGTGAAGGACATTCTGGACTTGATGGAGACAGATGAGAAGGATCCACGCGTGCCGCTTTCACGCATTCGACCGCTCATCACAGTCGACGGCCACGAGTCAATGGACGACGCTCTTACTTTGCTGCACCGACGTTCAGCGCACATGGCGGCAGTGCATGAGAACGGCCGCCTCGTCGGGATCGTCGCCCTCGAAGACCTCATCGAGGAATACGTGGGTACGGTGTCGGACTGGACACACGAAAACGAATAG
- a CDS encoding bifunctional nuclease domain-containing protein, translating into MEAVELVGVYPVGPEQYLCALLQRSSNGRCIPVWVPTHEGGELAARLSGWSPIRPRTIDAVVDLIRNTGKTVETIELSSYLEGMFMATVSFADGSELDLRASDALLLALELDHELSVDDLVASQASIYLSPEDAQRFLGAELKVIDPQESVSASGDAQADADFEELMRNLGVDDLDTGDTPDTDGDDGADEAK; encoded by the coding sequence ATGGAAGCAGTCGAGCTGGTCGGGGTGTACCCCGTCGGTCCCGAGCAATACCTTTGCGCATTGCTGCAGCGATCCTCTAACGGCCGGTGCATTCCTGTCTGGGTACCAACGCATGAGGGTGGGGAATTGGCTGCCCGGCTTTCAGGTTGGTCGCCAATCCGCCCCCGCACCATAGATGCCGTTGTGGATCTGATTCGCAACACCGGAAAAACAGTAGAAACCATTGAGCTGTCTTCGTACTTAGAGGGCATGTTTATGGCAACCGTGTCGTTTGCGGACGGCTCTGAACTGGACCTGCGGGCGAGTGACGCGCTTCTGCTTGCGCTTGAATTAGACCACGAACTCAGCGTTGATGACCTCGTAGCAAGCCAGGCATCGATCTACCTTTCGCCGGAAGACGCGCAGCGTTTTCTTGGTGCTGAACTCAAGGTCATTGATCCTCAGGAATCTGTTTCAGCAAGCGGCGACGCCCAGGCTGACGCTGATTTTGAAGAGCTCATGCGCAATCTTGGTGTGGATGACCTCGACACCGGTGATACTCCTGATACTGATGGGGACGATGGGGCAGACGAGGCGAAATAA
- a CDS encoding hemolysin family protein, whose product MDIFISILSLLAFVLLTASTGLFVAIEFAMTGLERSTIDAHVKQRGDATARAIARDHANLSFVLSGAQLGITVTTLAAGFLAEPVLGKFFTPALEAVGLSASASTTVALILALVIATFLSMVFGELVPKNMAITDPLATARVVVPPVHWFNTAMKPFINLLNTSANWIVRKMGIEPADELASARSSQELGAMVRSSAEAGGLDAETAAVIDRSLRFGETTAEEVMTPRSTIDSLDAEDTVVDLIALARETGRSRFPVRRGDLDDTLGVVHIKDAFSVPPDERATTQLATLARRVPIVPGTLDGDSVLNRVRSAGSQVVLVADEYGGTMGLVTIEDLVEEILGEVYDEYDDRESEKDFVRYGTSWEVSGLVRLDELEERLAYTAPDGPYETLGGLIMATLGRIPKVGDEVVLRETFGSLQEEFQSAGAGSWLAQVTAMDGRRVDKAMLRPITPEEADR is encoded by the coding sequence ATGGACATATTCATATCCATACTTTCTCTTCTGGCGTTCGTATTGCTGACAGCCTCTACCGGGTTGTTCGTCGCAATCGAGTTCGCCATGACGGGGCTCGAGCGCTCCACAATCGATGCCCACGTTAAACAACGCGGGGATGCTACAGCCCGCGCTATCGCGCGTGATCACGCGAATCTTTCGTTCGTCCTCTCAGGCGCCCAGCTCGGCATTACGGTGACGACGCTGGCGGCAGGTTTCCTTGCCGAGCCTGTACTCGGTAAGTTCTTCACCCCTGCGTTGGAGGCCGTCGGACTTAGTGCGTCGGCCTCAACCACTGTCGCACTTATTTTGGCCCTTGTCATCGCAACGTTTTTGTCGATGGTTTTCGGCGAGCTTGTACCGAAAAACATGGCTATTACGGACCCGCTGGCGACAGCTCGCGTGGTCGTGCCACCGGTGCACTGGTTTAACACGGCGATGAAGCCGTTTATCAACCTTCTCAATACCTCCGCTAACTGGATTGTGCGCAAGATGGGTATCGAGCCTGCCGACGAGCTTGCCTCGGCCCGCTCTTCTCAGGAGCTTGGCGCCATGGTGCGCTCGTCGGCAGAGGCTGGTGGTTTGGATGCTGAGACCGCTGCAGTGATCGACCGATCACTGCGCTTCGGCGAGACCACAGCTGAAGAGGTGATGACGCCCCGTTCCACCATCGACTCCCTCGACGCGGAGGATACTGTTGTCGACCTGATCGCACTCGCTCGCGAAACTGGGCGTTCGCGTTTCCCAGTGCGGCGTGGAGATCTCGACGACACCCTCGGAGTCGTCCACATCAAGGACGCATTCTCCGTGCCACCCGACGAGCGTGCGACCACACAACTTGCCACGCTTGCCCGGCGTGTCCCAATCGTCCCGGGCACGCTGGACGGCGATTCCGTGCTGAACCGGGTGCGCTCTGCTGGTTCGCAGGTCGTGCTTGTTGCCGATGAATACGGTGGCACCATGGGCCTGGTTACCATCGAAGACCTCGTTGAGGAGATTCTTGGCGAGGTGTACGACGAATACGATGACCGCGAAAGCGAAAAGGACTTTGTCCGTTACGGCACCTCATGGGAGGTTTCCGGGCTCGTGCGTCTCGACGAGCTCGAAGAGCGCCTCGCCTACACAGCACCCGACGGCCCCTACGAGACGTTGGGCGGTCTGATCATGGCAACACTCGGTCGCATCCCGAAGGTTGGCGACGAGGTCGTCCTGCGCGAAACGTTCGGTTCGCTGCAGGAGGAGTTCCAATCGGCAGGCGCCGGATCATGGCTTGCCCAGGTCACCGCAATGGACGGCCGCCGTGTGGATAAAGCGATGCTGCGCCCGATTACCCCTGAGGAGGCCGACCGATGA
- the secA2 gene encoding accessory Sec system translocase SecA2, with the protein MGKFDWFWKAMGSTAERNNKKSKAVVADAHGLIEELSLLDDTALAETVRAAVTDGEVKDKSRFLAGLSVASQRTLGMTPFNVQNQAVLRLLEGDVIQMATGEGKTLVGAMAATGFALQGKRVHLITVNNYLAARDAEWMRPLVEFFGLSVAAVTESSTREERIAAYRCDVIYAPVTEIGFDHLRDNQITSRDQTVQAPADVALVDEADSVLVDEALVPLVLAGSEGAQQATGQITEAVSHLVEDKDYTIDSDGRNAFLTDEGAQKVERLLGIDSLYSDDNIGTTLVRVNLALHAKALLIRDVHYIVEDGKVALVDASRGRVAELQRWPDGLQAAVEAKEGLDVSEGGRILDSITLQALMRRYPLVCGMTGTAVEATDQLRSFYGLHVSVIDRANELKRFDEADRIYATMADKNAAIVDEIEHIHHTGQPVLVGTHDVAESEALAEALEARGIDVNVLNAKNDAEEARIIAEAGDIGRVTVSTQMAGRGTDIRLGGANESDHAEVAALGGLAVIGTARHRTARLDNQLRGRAGRQGDPGLSLFFVSLDDDIITTGGADESFSAQPEPDGRLTGNRAQQFVEHCQRVTEGQLLEIHSQTWKYNKLLADHRDILDERRATILDTDTAWRELSERSPQRAAELSHLPQPALDQAAREIMLFHLDAEWSEHLALMDDVRESIHLRAIARETPIDEYHRIAVREFKDLANRAVDQAVETFNTVDIDESGAHLADAGWKRPSATWTYMVSDNPLAGSGNSVISGIGNIFR; encoded by the coding sequence ATGGGCAAATTCGACTGGTTCTGGAAAGCCATGGGCTCCACGGCGGAGCGCAACAATAAGAAGTCCAAGGCTGTCGTCGCTGACGCACATGGGCTCATTGAGGAGCTTTCGCTTCTCGACGACACCGCGCTCGCCGAAACCGTCCGCGCCGCCGTCACAGATGGGGAGGTCAAGGACAAGTCTCGTTTCCTCGCCGGGTTGTCCGTTGCGTCGCAACGCACGCTCGGCATGACTCCGTTTAACGTGCAGAACCAAGCGGTGCTTCGCCTACTCGAAGGCGACGTGATCCAGATGGCCACCGGCGAGGGCAAGACCCTGGTCGGCGCGATGGCCGCGACCGGCTTTGCACTACAGGGAAAGCGCGTCCACCTGATCACGGTGAACAACTACCTTGCCGCCCGTGATGCGGAGTGGATGCGCCCGCTCGTGGAGTTTTTCGGGTTGTCGGTGGCTGCGGTGACGGAGTCGTCGACACGCGAAGAGCGCATCGCTGCCTACCGTTGCGACGTCATCTATGCCCCGGTGACGGAGATTGGCTTCGACCACCTGCGCGACAACCAGATCACCTCCCGCGACCAGACGGTGCAGGCGCCGGCAGATGTTGCCCTCGTCGATGAGGCGGACAGTGTGCTTGTCGACGAAGCCCTGGTCCCACTCGTCCTCGCCGGCTCCGAAGGCGCCCAACAGGCCACCGGGCAGATCACTGAGGCCGTCTCGCACCTGGTGGAGGACAAGGACTACACCATCGATTCGGATGGGCGTAACGCGTTTCTTACCGACGAAGGCGCGCAGAAAGTCGAGCGCTTGCTCGGCATCGACTCGTTGTACTCCGACGACAACATTGGCACCACACTCGTGCGCGTGAACCTGGCGCTGCATGCGAAGGCGCTGCTGATCCGCGATGTCCACTACATCGTCGAAGACGGCAAGGTCGCACTTGTCGACGCCTCACGTGGCCGCGTCGCTGAGCTCCAGCGCTGGCCAGATGGTTTGCAGGCTGCGGTCGAGGCGAAGGAAGGCCTCGACGTGTCCGAGGGCGGGCGCATCCTAGACTCGATCACCCTGCAGGCGCTCATGCGCCGCTACCCGCTCGTGTGCGGCATGACCGGCACCGCCGTCGAGGCGACCGACCAGCTGCGCAGTTTCTACGGCCTGCACGTCTCCGTTATCGACCGAGCCAACGAGCTCAAGCGTTTCGACGAGGCAGACCGGATCTACGCCACCATGGCAGATAAGAACGCGGCGATTGTCGACGAGATTGAGCACATCCACCACACTGGCCAGCCGGTGCTCGTGGGTACGCATGATGTGGCCGAATCTGAAGCGCTCGCGGAAGCACTCGAGGCACGTGGCATCGACGTCAACGTGCTCAACGCGAAAAACGATGCAGAAGAGGCACGCATCATCGCAGAAGCCGGCGACATCGGACGTGTCACCGTCTCGACCCAGATGGCCGGTCGCGGCACCGACATCCGTCTCGGCGGCGCGAACGAAAGCGATCATGCCGAAGTTGCCGCCCTCGGCGGACTCGCCGTGATTGGCACGGCACGTCACCGCACCGCGCGTTTGGACAACCAGCTTCGCGGCCGTGCAGGGCGCCAGGGCGATCCAGGCTTGAGCCTGTTCTTCGTCTCCCTTGACGACGACATCATCACCACCGGAGGGGCCGACGAATCCTTCTCCGCGCAGCCTGAACCGGATGGGCGCCTCACCGGCAATCGAGCCCAGCAGTTCGTTGAGCACTGCCAGCGCGTCACCGAAGGCCAACTGTTGGAGATCCACTCCCAGACGTGGAAGTACAACAAGCTTCTCGCAGACCACCGCGACATTCTCGACGAGCGTCGCGCCACCATTTTGGATACTGACACAGCGTGGCGAGAACTCTCTGAGCGCTCCCCGCAGCGCGCCGCCGAACTGTCGCACCTACCGCAGCCGGCTCTCGACCAAGCAGCGCGCGAAATCATGCTGTTCCATCTCGACGCAGAGTGGTCCGAACACCTCGCGCTGATGGACGATGTCCGTGAATCTATTCACCTTCGCGCTATCGCACGCGAGACCCCGATCGATGAGTACCACCGTATTGCTGTGCGCGAGTTCAAAGACCTCGCCAACCGTGCGGTTGACCAAGCCGTAGAAACCTTTAACACCGTGGATATCGATGAATCCGGGGCGCATCTTGCTGATGCAGGATGGAAGCGTCCAAGCGCCACATGGACCTACATGGTTTCGGATAATCCGCTTGCCGGGTCAGGCAATTCTGTCATTAGTGGCATCGGCAATATTTTCCGTTAA
- a CDS encoding 3-methyladenine DNA glycosylase, giving the protein MTTTLQPEEYLARIHEHEQRAAPWADARAARRAHGEYHPVWDFLFEYYPVRPSHLKRWHPGVGVALAQAADTPQASWRDYVTAPDGTVSLSLGLFLQHRRNDVEMVGRLLRAVDTRPAHFDCFGMHEWAMVYKTGHPRHDLPLRLGAEGTNGVVESHHIKCSHYDAFRFFTPAARPLNLTVLTRESQPDHDQAGCVHVSMDLYKWALKLGPLVPGELFLDCFELAARARRLDMEASPYDCRELGFDVVAVETAEGKAEYVARQRALAQAAAPLRARLVATVEAALDS; this is encoded by the coding sequence ATGACCACAACCCTGCAACCTGAGGAATATCTCGCACGCATACACGAGCACGAGCAGCGTGCGGCTCCTTGGGCGGACGCCCGTGCGGCTCGGCGTGCGCATGGCGAGTACCACCCAGTATGGGACTTCCTCTTTGAGTACTACCCCGTTCGCCCATCGCATTTGAAGCGCTGGCATCCAGGGGTTGGGGTCGCTCTCGCGCAGGCTGCGGATACACCGCAAGCGTCTTGGCGCGACTACGTCACAGCACCTGACGGAACCGTGTCCTTGAGTCTAGGCCTTTTCCTCCAGCATCGACGCAATGATGTGGAGATGGTTGGCCGGCTGCTGCGTGCCGTCGATACGCGTCCTGCTCACTTTGATTGCTTCGGCATGCACGAGTGGGCGATGGTGTATAAGACCGGCCACCCACGTCACGATTTGCCACTTCGCCTTGGAGCAGAGGGCACCAACGGCGTGGTTGAGTCTCACCACATCAAGTGCTCACATTATGACGCGTTTCGTTTCTTCACCCCTGCAGCGCGTCCGCTGAATCTGACTGTTCTTACTCGCGAGTCTCAGCCTGATCACGACCAGGCTGGCTGTGTACATGTCAGCATGGATCTGTACAAGTGGGCGTTGAAGTTAGGACCGCTGGTACCTGGCGAGCTTTTCCTGGATTGCTTTGAGCTTGCGGCACGGGCTCGGCGCTTGGATATGGAAGCGTCGCCATACGACTGCCGAGAGTTGGGCTTTGATGTTGTCGCGGTAGAAACCGCTGAAGGTAAAGCGGAATACGTTGCGCGTCAACGGGCATTGGCTCAAGCCGCTGCTCCACTGCGCGCCAGGCTTGTCGCGACCGTAGAAGCTGCGTTGGACAGCTAA